A single window of Kitasatospora cineracea DNA harbors:
- a CDS encoding dihydrofolate reductase family protein — MSVIVIEFTTLDGVVSDPDGSAGTPWGGWAFRHGPEAVAGDKFRLGRTLDEGVLLLGRTTWQLFAGLWPGRDDPFAARMNAVPKLVASRTLSRADTSGWANSRLLEGDLVDAVGRERRDVVVTGSLSVVDRLRAADLVDEYRLLTFPIVLGTGRRLFPAGGSSAELECLSAEQVGAAVLTRYRRAAR; from the coding sequence GTGAGCGTCATCGTCATCGAGTTCACCACCCTGGACGGGGTCGTGTCCGACCCGGACGGGTCCGCCGGCACGCCGTGGGGCGGCTGGGCGTTCCGGCACGGCCCGGAGGCGGTCGCCGGGGACAAGTTCCGGCTCGGCCGGACGCTGGACGAGGGGGTGCTGCTGCTCGGGCGCACCACCTGGCAGCTGTTCGCGGGGCTGTGGCCGGGCCGGGACGACCCGTTCGCCGCGCGGATGAACGCCGTCCCGAAGCTGGTCGCCTCCCGCACCCTGAGCCGCGCCGACACGTCGGGGTGGGCGAACTCCCGGCTGCTGGAGGGCGACCTGGTCGACGCCGTCGGGCGTGAGCGGCGGGACGTGGTCGTCACCGGGAGCCTGAGCGTGGTGGACCGGCTCAGGGCCGCGGACCTGGTCGACGAGTACCGGCTGCTGACCTTCCCCATCGTCCTCGGCACCGGGCGGCGGCTCTTCCCGGCCGGTGGTTCCTCGGCGGAGCTGGAGTGCCTCTCCGCGGAGCAGGTCGGTGCCGCCGTGCTGACCCGCTACCGCAGGGCTGCCCGGTGA
- a CDS encoding sigma-70 family RNA polymerase sigma factor: MDFELYRGELVAFCYRMVGSVHEAEDLVQETLLRAWKARDRYDPARAGVRTWLYRIATNVCLTALEGRGRRPLPSGLGVPSGDPGAPLRPALDVPWLEPFPDARFDVEVRGDLRLAWVAAVQVLPARQRAVLVLREVLAFTAAEVAEQLGTTVAAVNSALQRARAALAGVGAGGAGAVVEPDDPEVRAVVQRYVRAFEAADVPALVRLLTDDAVLEMPPVPLWYRGSRDYGRFLERVFRMRGTGWGMRELTAGGQPALAAYVPEPGGGHRLHTLQVLTVDGGRIARNVVFADPWVFDAFGLPGEIPAGGFRRER; this comes from the coding sequence GTGGATTTCGAGCTGTACCGGGGTGAGTTGGTGGCGTTCTGCTACCGGATGGTGGGGTCGGTGCACGAGGCCGAGGATCTGGTGCAGGAGACGTTGTTGCGGGCTTGGAAGGCCCGTGATCGCTACGATCCGGCGCGGGCGGGTGTGCGGACCTGGTTGTACCGGATTGCGACCAATGTGTGTCTGACGGCGTTGGAGGGGAGGGGGCGGCGGCCGTTGCCTTCGGGGCTGGGGGTGCCCAGTGGGGATCCTGGGGCGCCGTTGCGGCCGGCGTTGGATGTGCCCTGGCTGGAGCCGTTTCCCGATGCCCGGTTCGATGTGGAGGTCAGGGGCGATCTGCGGCTCGCGTGGGTGGCGGCGGTGCAGGTGCTGCCGGCGCGGCAGCGGGCGGTGCTGGTGCTGCGTGAGGTGCTGGCGTTCACCGCTGCCGAGGTGGCCGAGCAGTTGGGGACCACGGTCGCGGCGGTGAACAGTGCGCTGCAGCGGGCCCGGGCCGCCCTCGCCGGGGTCGGGGCGGGCGGTGCCGGTGCGGTGGTGGAGCCGGACGACCCGGAGGTGCGGGCGGTCGTCCAGCGGTACGTGCGGGCGTTCGAGGCGGCGGACGTGCCTGCGCTGGTGCGGTTGCTGACCGACGACGCGGTGCTGGAGATGCCGCCGGTGCCGTTGTGGTACCGGGGCAGCCGGGACTACGGCCGGTTCCTCGAGCGGGTGTTCCGGATGCGTGGCACGGGCTGGGGCATGCGGGAGCTCACGGCGGGCGGGCAGCCCGCGCTCGCCGCGTACGTACCGGAGCCCGGGGGCGGGCACCGGCTGCACACCCTGCAGGTGCTCACCGTCGACGGCGGGCGGATCGCGCGCAACGTCGTGTTCGCCGATCCGTGGGTCTTCGACGCCTTCGGGCTGCCGGGGGAGATTCCCGCGGGCGGGTTCCGCCGGGAGCGATGA
- a CDS encoding replication/maintenance protein RepL: protein MSSEATTAARSGCPERAPRSQSGRKRSVTGVSQPSAECFALLRRTCSVALTREAVTVLVRAQGEPTGQGSRQTRQAELRPAGAQNQRDLAAEIIHSYAGQLPGAVYEARTRFYRRAPHEVLGADGYALLSRYFARYVLPKALMSGEMTKLQCAVLSNIVGRAERGVANAIQREIADEIGTSRSNVSPALKHLAARNYIRSVGRGLWQLNPLIAYKGNGDEQQRFLAELRALALENGFPDIIGLVAVQDEAKEPPTC from the coding sequence GTGAGCTCGGAAGCAACCACGGCAGCCCGATCGGGCTGCCCGGAGCGCGCCCCCCGCAGTCAGAGCGGCCGTAAGCGCTCCGTGACCGGTGTTTCGCAACCAAGCGCAGAATGCTTCGCACTGCTGCGAAGAACATGTAGCGTTGCGCTGACACGAGAGGCGGTCACGGTTTTGGTACGAGCACAGGGCGAACCAACCGGTCAGGGCTCACGGCAGACCCGTCAGGCTGAGCTTCGACCGGCAGGAGCACAGAACCAACGTGACCTTGCCGCCGAGATCATCCACAGCTACGCGGGCCAACTCCCCGGCGCCGTCTACGAAGCACGTACCCGCTTCTACCGACGCGCACCTCACGAGGTCCTCGGAGCTGACGGCTACGCACTCCTGAGCCGCTACTTCGCGCGCTACGTCCTGCCCAAGGCGCTGATGTCGGGCGAGATGACGAAGCTCCAGTGCGCAGTGCTGTCGAACATCGTCGGCCGGGCCGAGCGAGGCGTTGCGAACGCCATCCAGCGCGAGATCGCCGACGAGATCGGCACCAGCCGTTCCAACGTCAGCCCGGCGCTCAAGCACCTTGCAGCCCGGAACTACATTCGCAGCGTCGGCCGTGGCCTCTGGCAGCTCAACCCCCTCATCGCCTACAAGGGCAACGGCGACGAGCAGCAGAGATTCCTGGCGGAACTCCGAGCGCTCGCCCTGGAGAACGGCTTTCCTGACATCATCGGACTGGTGGCAGTCCAGGACGAGGCGAAGGAGCCGCCGACATGCTGA
- a CDS encoding MarR family transcriptional regulator, with product MLMVTDLFGLLRRLELTPTATNVLSVMVERQDPGGAVPITQQDIAEELQILPSVVSRGMTLLVERGLVLRKGYRYRLHPAIAGYNSELEMQAAMARAAREGVPPILIPDYRTTPPKAGRSRLRAVG from the coding sequence ATGCTGATGGTCACCGACCTGTTCGGACTCCTACGGCGCTTGGAACTCACCCCGACCGCCACCAACGTCCTGTCCGTCATGGTGGAGCGGCAGGATCCCGGCGGGGCCGTCCCGATCACGCAGCAGGACATCGCCGAGGAACTGCAGATCCTCCCCTCCGTCGTGAGCCGTGGCATGACCCTCCTGGTGGAGCGGGGCCTCGTCCTCCGCAAGGGCTACCGCTACCGACTCCACCCGGCCATCGCCGGCTACAACTCCGAACTGGAGATGCAAGCAGCGATGGCCCGGGCCGCCCGGGAAGGTGTGCCGCCCATCCTGATCCCCGACTACCGGACAACCCCACCCAAGGCCGGCCGCTCCCGGCTGCGCGCTGTCGGCTGA